A region of the Pseudomonas silesiensis genome:
GGCCAGCGCCACCGGGCCGCTGGACAAGGCACTCTACCTGAACAACCCACGCGTACGGCGCTGGGAGGGGTGGGCGAAACTGTCCCCGGTGGCCGCCAACCTCAACAGCGGCTGGGTCGAGCTCGAGGATGGCGTCGAGATCAAATTCATCCCCGGCACCTACCGCGTCGGGGATTTCTGGACCATTCCCGCACGTACCGCTACCGCGGACATCGAGTGGCCGATGGCGGCCAACAAACCCGCCTTCCAGGCACCCCAAGGCGTGTTGCGCGCCTTCACCCGACTGGCGTTGCTCAACTGTCAGGCCGGGGTCTGGAGCACCTTGTCCGACTGTCGCCAGCTGTTTCCGGCGTTGACCGAGCTGACCAACCTTTATTACGTCGGTGGCGACGGCCAGGAGGTGATGCCCAACCCGTTGGCCCTGCAAAACCTGCCGTTGCCCAGCCCTCTGGAAGTCGCGGTGTTCAACGGCAAGTTCCCGGTCGCCGGGGCCGAGGTCAGCTTCAGCGTCAGTCACGGCACGCTGCCCAACGGCACCGATACCCAGATCATCGCCACTGGCGCGGACGGTATCGCCGGCGCCACCTGGAGCCTGGCACCCGGCGTGCTGAACCAGACCTGCACGGCGCAATTGCTCGAAGCCGGCCAGGCAGCGACCGGCAAGTACAACGTCCTGCATTTCTCCGCCAGCCTGTCCGTGGCGGCACAGGTCGCCTATGACCCGGCGAAGTGTGCCGACATGGCCGCCCAGGGCATTCATACCGTACAGGACGCCCTCGACGCGCTCTGTCAAAAATCTCACGGTGGTGGTTGCTGCTCCAGTGTCGGTATCGGTGGCGAGTTCGAGACCCTCGACGTCGCGCTCAAAGTGTTGCTCGAACAGGGCAAGCGCGACATCTGCCTGTGCCTGCTCACAGGCGAACACCGCCTGGCCGACAGCATCGACCTGGTCGCGCCGGATGGCACCCATCTCTTCATCCACGGCAGCGGCCCCGCCAGCCGGCTGGTGCTGCGCAATCAGGAATTCAACTTCTTCGATTTCGCTTCCCTGACGTTTGTGGATTTCGACATCATCGCGTCAGGCGACAACCCGGGCTTGCGTTTCCAAGGCTGTCAGCAATTAAGCATGCAGCGGATGCGCCTGTCGGGGCTGACGGTGCCCGGCATCAGCCTGGTTCAGATCGCAGACGCTCAGCGCATCGACCTGAGCGCTTGCCTGATCAATGCCTACTCGTCGAGTGGGCCGCAACACGCCCGGGAGCTGCTGGATGCCATCCCCTTGCTCGTCCCCCTGGAGAATGCGTTGAATACCGACGAGGGCGAACTTTTTGCGGCGATCCCGAGCAAGGTGCTCGACGTCCTGGCAGCGTACAGCGCGGCTCAGCGCAAGGCTTTCGGGCAACAGGTGGACCGCCTTCAATTGGTCCTCAACACCCATGAACTGTTGGCATTGTCGACGCTGCGCGGGGACATCCAGACCGGAGCGAGCCAACGCCGGCTCGCACTCTCACTGGATCGGTTGCGCACTGAGTTGCTGCTCAACCGCACCGGCTTCGCCCTGGCCCTCGCCGATGCCGATGCCGACACCTTGCTGGCGGACAACCAGATCAACGGCCGCGTGTCCCTGTACGGCGAGGCCAAGAGTGACGAAGCGCTGGACCTCGATCTGCTGAAGAACCTGGGCGTCGCGTTGCGCCGGGGCCGCGTCCGACTCGACCCCGGCAATGGCGACCTACGCCTGCGCAATAACCGCTTACGCGAGTTGCGCCTGGGCGATGAGAGGCTGGAGCGTTTGCGACAACTGGCCGGCGCACCCGACGGAGGCGTAATTGAAGGCTGCTATCGCAGCCTGCTGGCGGACGCCAACACACTGGTGCGCACGGAAAACCTGCTGCTGGCGATGAATCTGGCCCTGAGCCAGAACCCGCTGAGCGACAGCGGTCCGATCGCTGCGTGTATCGCCTCCCAAGGCAAGTACATCGGCAACTTCACCCGAGAATCTACCCTGTATCTGCTGGGTCACGATGCGGGCCAACAAATTGCCAATGCAGGGTTGCATTTTATCGAGCTGTAGTGGCCATCGCCATGGGCATTGACCCGCACAGCGAGGATCTGATGACGCGCAGCTGCGGGTGTGCATTGCGCGCGCCATCGCAAATTTTTTCCCACACGTCCAGTGCCATCCAGATACCCATGCTTGCGCAAATCAGGCCTCGCAGGGGTTACGAGACTGTCGCGGCGTGACGATAGGCCGTTCTGGACGCATGGTGCGCGGTGCGTACCAGCAACAGCACAGCGCCAATCACCGGCAGGCTCACCAGCATCAGTGCGTAACGCAACGACTCCTGGCCAAACAGCGGCAGTAGCATGTCGCTGAACAAGCCGGTTATCAGTGGCCCGATGCCGACCCCGAGCAGGGTACTGACGATGGTCTGCAGGGCCATGGCGGTGCCGCGTCGATTGGCCGGCACCAGTTGGGTGACGAGGTTGTAGGACGGGGCGAGCCACCAGACGGCAAAGAAGGAATAGAGCGCGGCCCAGAGCATTGCGGTCGGAACAGGTACATCGCCCAAGCGCACCAGCAGGGCATCGGACCAGAGCAGATAAGGGGTCAGCGCGGCGAGGGCCGCCAGATGGCCCAACATGGGAATGGAAATCTGCCAGTGTGGGTGACGGCGGCACAGGCGGTCACTTAACCAACCGCTCAACAGGCCACCGATCCCGGCCGAGATACCGCAGATCACCCCGACCAGTAGCCCGGCGTGTTGCAGTGACAGGCCGTGGGAGCGCACCAGGAAGCTGGTGTTCCACATGCCGATGGCGTAGGAGCTGAGCGTGGCCAGGCCGCCCGCGAGGATCAGGCACCGGTAGGCCGGCAACGCCCACAGCTTGCGGGCTTCGGCACCCATACCCAGCAGTGGAGAGGGCGAGTGGGCGTGGGGCGCGAGGTCCCAACGGCCACGCTGCGGTTCGCGCACGAAAAAGGTCAGGACCGCGCAAAACACCAGGGCCGGCATGCCAATGGCGATAAACCCGCTGCGCCAGCCATAGTGTTCCACCACCCAGGCCCCGAGACTCAAACCGATGATCGAGGAAAACGTCGGTGCCGCGGTAAAACAACTGATTGCGAATGAGCGTCGCTGTGGGGGATACAGGTCAGCGATCAACGACAGCGAGGCCGAGGTCGTCGGCGATTCACTGACCGCCACCAGCATTCGCGCGATGGCCAGCGCAATGAAGCTGCCGGCCAGTCCGCAGGCCATTGTCGCCACGGCCCAGAGCAGACACGACATGGCCAGCAGACGGGTGCGCGGCATGCGGTCCACCAGCCTTCCCGCCGGCAGGCCCAAGAGGGCGTACACCGCCGCGAACGCCAGGCCGGAGATCAACCCGATGGCGGTATCGCTGACCCCGAATTCGGCTTTGATCGGTTCGATCATCACCGCGAGTATCTGTCGTCCGACGAAGTTGTCGGCAAACACCATGGCCAGCAGCATCAGCAAACCGTGGCTCCCCCAACCAACCCTGGCGGGGGGCAGCATGCCCGAGGCCACGTTCATCGCGGGGCCCACAGATCCGGCAAGCCGGGATCACTCACGACAATCAGGCGCTTGAGCAATACCTTCAAGGCTTGTGCATCGGCGGTGCCGAGCTTGGCCGAGAGGTCCTCTTCCACCGCCTTGGCCAGCGCCAGTTGATGCAACGAAACCTCGCGGCCCTGGGCGGTGAGGACGAAACGCAGTGACGCTGCCGAGCCCTCGAACGCCACCAGGCGCTGGTTTTCGAGAAAACGCATGCTGGCCAGCGTGACTTCACGACCGGTGTAGGTCACGAAGGTATTGATTTCCTCAAGGTTCAGGTTGTCGCGGATACACAAAATCGAC
Encoded here:
- a CDS encoding Ig-like domain-containing protein, with the protein product MKADLTRSTDKQDQHYRAVRMQQGRVQLDADWNEQQDILNRRIESETVDTVGHSGGPLANPGFLLTGNGKNIGIGVGRYYVEGLLCENANPVTATSQPHLPGNASPVLPANATLLPLPPANAPPLGEIKVYDNNATPIDPPDGLYLGYLEAWLRHVTALEDPLIREVALGGPDSATRDQLLWQVKLLRAGDIGANLDCLSALPAWTALTTATDGKLAARAEPGTPPKDPCLLAPEAGYRRLENQLYRVEIHDDGSLSADRRYKWSRDNGSIVTRVTRWLGEPMADEFEVASIGRDAYLAITVGCWLEFFDDTFELLGRPGTLVQVLKTEGNLVTLDLASATGPLDKALYLNNPRVRRWEGWAKLSPVAANLNSGWVELEDGVEIKFIPGTYRVGDFWTIPARTATADIEWPMAANKPAFQAPQGVLRAFTRLALLNCQAGVWSTLSDCRQLFPALTELTNLYYVGGDGQEVMPNPLALQNLPLPSPLEVAVFNGKFPVAGAEVSFSVSHGTLPNGTDTQIIATGADGIAGATWSLAPGVLNQTCTAQLLEAGQAATGKYNVLHFSASLSVAAQVAYDPAKCADMAAQGIHTVQDALDALCQKSHGGGCCSSVGIGGEFETLDVALKVLLEQGKRDICLCLLTGEHRLADSIDLVAPDGTHLFIHGSGPASRLVLRNQEFNFFDFASLTFVDFDIIASGDNPGLRFQGCQQLSMQRMRLSGLTVPGISLVQIADAQRIDLSACLINAYSSSGPQHARELLDAIPLLVPLENALNTDEGELFAAIPSKVLDVLAAYSAAQRKAFGQQVDRLQLVLNTHELLALSTLRGDIQTGASQRRLALSLDRLRTELLLNRTGFALALADADADTLLADNQINGRVSLYGEAKSDEALDLDLLKNLGVALRRGRVRLDPGNGDLRLRNNRLRELRLGDERLERLRQLAGAPDGGVIEGCYRSLLADANTLVRTENLLLAMNLALSQNPLSDSGPIAACIASQGKYIGNFTRESTLYLLGHDAGQQIANAGLHFIEL
- a CDS encoding spinster family MFS transporter, coding for MLLAMVFADNFVGRQILAVMIEPIKAEFGVSDTAIGLISGLAFAAVYALLGLPAGRLVDRMPRTRLLAMSCLLWAVATMACGLAGSFIALAIARMLVAVSESPTTSASLSLIADLYPPQRRSFAISCFTAAPTFSSIIGLSLGAWVVEHYGWRSGFIAIGMPALVFCAVLTFFVREPQRGRWDLAPHAHSPSPLLGMGAEARKLWALPAYRCLILAGGLATLSSYAIGMWNTSFLVRSHGLSLQHAGLLVGVICGISAGIGGLLSGWLSDRLCRRHPHWQISIPMLGHLAALAALTPYLLWSDALLVRLGDVPVPTAMLWAALYSFFAVWWLAPSYNLVTQLVPANRRGTAMALQTIVSTLLGVGIGPLITGLFSDMLLPLFGQESLRYALMLVSLPVIGAVLLLVRTAHHASRTAYRHAATVS